A stretch of Lathyrus oleraceus cultivar Zhongwan6 chromosome 6, CAAS_Psat_ZW6_1.0, whole genome shotgun sequence DNA encodes these proteins:
- the LOC127094423 gene encoding uncharacterized protein LOC127094423: MDPIKYIFEKPAITGRISQWQILLLEYDILYVAQKAIKDSVLADHLAHQPMEDYQPLNFDFPDEDIMVVKDYEIPRPDEGPKPGEPWTLMFDGASNSTCHEVGVVLMSPKNFHLPFIAKLCLTCINNMAEYEACILGLEDAIKLRIKIL, translated from the coding sequence ATGGACCCtatcaagtacatatttgaaaaACCAGCCATCACTGGCAGAATTTCGCAATGGCAGATATTATTATTAGAATACGACATCCTATATGTTgcacaaaaggccatcaaggaTAGTGTATTGgcagaccatcttgctcaccaGCCGATGGAGGATTACCAACCTTTGAATTTTGATTTTCCAGACGAGGATATTATGGTTGTCAAAGACTATGAGATCCCTAGACCCGACGAAGGACCCAAACCAGGGGAGCCATGGACTCTTATGTTCGATGGTGCTTCAAATTCTACATGTCATGAAGTTGGGGTAGTAttgatgtctcccaagaattttCATTTACCATTCATAGCAAAGCTTTGCTTGACCTGTATaaacaacatggctgagtatgaagcttgcatactgGGACTAGAGGATGCTATTAAGTTAAGGATTAAAATCCTTTAA